In Deltaproteobacteria bacterium, the DNA window CAGCACACAATGGTCTCGTCTCTCATCCCTGCTCTTGTGCAGAGGCTCTCCACTCCGGTCAATCACTATTGCGGTAAGTTGTTTCCTGCCACCGCCTAAACTTAAAGAGACAATCGTATTGACGAACTGTAATCGTCCCACTGAACTCTGCGCGACTCGCTCCAGAAGTTGGCCTAAGAGAAAATCCTCCTCCATTCTCCCTTGGTTGCGTGGGCACCGTTTGCCTCGAACGTGTATCACGACTTTCTTTGGTACCCGATCGTTGGACAGCAGCGGATTCGCGAGTTTCGTCGGACAGCATGGGGCGAGTTGTGGGAAAGTTATGGCCGCCCACAACCACCGGCACGGTCCATGCCTCAGGTGATAACTGAGCACGGGTGATGCCATAATAGTCATCACGTCTGATTCTCTTGTAACTGCTGAGTACAGATGACAAAATGACATGAACTCCACGACAGGGAGACTGAAATGAAACGGATTCGTATTGTCGCCATTGTTGTCATGTTCCTGGCTTTTGGTCAGGGACTCGTTGCCTTTCCTGCGCATGCTGGCCGAGACCTGCCTACGGCCGTAGGGGGCGGAATCTCGAGCATTATCGCAACGGTTATTGCGTTGCCCGTGAAAGTGGCGACGTGTACAGCGATGAGCGTCGTTGGTGGAATCGGCTACGGCGCAACTCTTGGAGAGAGTGAATTTGTTCAAGAAGAATTCGTGTCTGGAATTCCTGACGCATGCCGACCGGTGTTAAAAACAACGCCAACGGAGATCGATCCGAAGCTCCGTGGCCCACAGCCACGCGATATGGCGTGGTGACCGACAACAGTGTTGAGGACTGAGAGTCGAGTATAGCAGGGCTTCGCTCTCAGTCCTGAGTTCTCATTGTGCAGCTCTTGCAGGTGACTCCGGTAGGTGGAAAATCCGTAGCGCATTCTCCCGTAATAATTTCTGCTTGGATGCTGATCTCAGATCGAGTTCATGAACATCTTTCATCGCCCGTTCCGGGTCAATGACCGGCCAATCCGTGCCGAATAACACTTTGTCCTGTCCCCAGGTATTGATGAAGTGTACCAGTGGTGACTGCCAGTGACGTGGCGCATACGCGTCGGTGCCGATGTACACATTGGGGTGTTTCCACGCGACCGAGATCATCTCTTCGGTCCAGGGATAGCCAACGTGAATGCCGATGAGCGTGAGTTCAGGAAAGTCGATGGCGACACGATCAAGCGTGATCGGGCGTCCAACGCTCGGCAAGACGCGATCTTTATGGTACCGCAGGCAATGGCCAACCTGCATCATGATGGGAATCTCAAGCTCACAGCATTTGGCGTAGAGAGGATAATATCGTGCATGGTCCGGAGCCATCTCAAACCAATGCGGATAGAGATGAGCACCGACAAAACCATACTCACGCACTGCGTTGGTGAGTTCGCGTAACCCTTGCATGCCACGCGTTGGGTCGACGCCAGCGAGGCCAGAGAAACGGTCTGGATATTGCTGACACACGTCGGCGACGCGTTCGTAGGGAATCTCGAACGAATGT includes these proteins:
- a CDS encoding amidohydrolase — encoded protein: MATDGVIDIVCNLFTEEEVRLRRTGVDEHFLDQVRFPEELRNGVPIEAYLEKMDRAGIQRSLLIAVRAGDLRVRHSFEIPYERVADVCQQYPDRFSGLAGVDPTRGMQGLRELTNAVREYGFVGAHLYPHWFEMAPDHARYYPLYAKCCELEIPIMMQVGHCLRYHKDRVLPSVGRPITLDRVAIDFPELTLIGIHVGYPWTEEMISVAWKHPNVYIGTDAYAPRHWQSPLVHFINTWGQDKVLFGTDWPVIDPERAMKDVHELDLRSASKQKLLRENALRIFHLPESPARAAQ